The DNA window ACGCCGGCCTACTATCTCGATCGCATGGGATATGCCATGCCGTTGCCCGACAGTGCGGACTACGACGTGCCCCTTGTGCGCGGACTGGGGGCCGAATACCACCCAGTGCAGCCGGTGGCGCCGTCGTCGGTCCGGCGGGTACTTTCCGCCCTTCCGCAGGCCGAGGCGGAGCCGCTGGTGTCGGAACTTTCCGTACAGCCCGACAGCAGCGTGCAGCTTCTCACGGTGCCCATTGGGCAACACGGGACACTGCCCGTACAGCTGGGCAGCGATGCCCTCGTGTCGAAACTTCGTCGGCTTCGCGCCTTTGCCGAGCAGGTGCTTGCCGGAGAGCCGAAGAAGAACATCGGAGAAATCGACCTTCGCTTCGACGGACAAATTGTCACCCGAGAGCACCCCCTGGATGGATGATCACTTTATAATTTCCGTTCCCGCATTCGGATCCGGCCGTGCTGCTGGGATGACACCGTCGGCCCTCGCTCGTTTTGGTCGAGCCCGACGGTTCGCAGACCATCCCAACTACCAATCCTCAAAATATTATGACTGAGCATGAAGAAATTGTCGTAGGCGTCGACATCGGAACCACGAAGGTATGTGCCGTCGTGGCTCAGGAAGACGACCTCGGCCGCGTGAATATTTTGGGCGTGGGCATGGCCCCGTCCGACGGCCTGAATCGTGGGGTTGTCGTGAACATCGACCGTACCGTGAATGCCGTACGGGAGGCGATTACCGAGGCCGAGCGCGCGGCGGGGGTTGAGGTGCAGAACGTCATCGTTGGCATCGCGGGCGATCACGTGCAGAGCTTTCAGACGCGCGGCGTCGTCACGATCCGTTCCGGCGAAATTACGCAGGAGGACGTGCAGCGCCTCCTCGAAGACACGATGCACGTGGCGCTGCCGGCCGACCGTGAGATTCTACACGTCATTCCGCAGGAGTTTATCGTGGACGGACAGGACGGCGTGGCCGATCCCGTGGGCATGAGCGGGGTGCGCCTAGAAGCGAACGTTCACATCATTACGGGCCTCGTGTCGGCCGCCAAGAACATCTACCGCTGCATTGAAAAGGCGGGCTTTACGGTCGCCGATCTGGTGCTGGAGCCGCTCGCGTCCTCGTTCAGCGTGCTCCACGAAGACGAGAAGGAAGTGGGCGTGGCCCTCATCGACATCGGCGGCGGCACGACCGACATCGCCGTCTTCGAGGACCACACCATTCGACACACCGCCGTCATTGCCGTGGCCGGCAACAAGGTGACCGACGACATTCGAAAAGGCCTCGGTGTGATGCGCGATCAGGCCGAGCAGTTGAAGCGTCAGTTTGGGACGGCCCTCATCGACATGGCCGATCCAGGGGAGCAGATTGAAATCCCGGGCATTGGGGGCCGCTCCGAGAAGATGATCGGGCGTGACACGCTGGCGCAGGTCATTCAGCCTCGGCTGGAGGAGACGCTGGAGATTGCTGCCATGGAGATCAAGCGCAGCGGGTACGGCCGACACCTCGGGGTCGGCTGCGTGCTCACTGGGGGCGGAGCGCTCATTCCGGGCACCGACGAGCTGGCCGCCGACGTTTTGGGCATGGAGGCCCGCATCGGGCGCCCGATGGGCCTGAGTGGCGGACTCGTCGAAGAGGTCAGCAATCCGAAATACGCAACCGGCGTCGGGCTCGTGCTTTACGGCATGCGCCCCGAGATTATTGGCGGCAACACGTTGTCCGAAGATGTAGAGGCGCACCAGAACGGAAAACGCGCGGGTGACGGTACGCTGATGAACCGAATAGCCAGCCGCATGAAATCATGGTTTGACGAACTATAATCGATGAACGGTTGAAGGTCGAGGCGTTGAACGTTCACTTGTGTTCCGTTCGCCTTTGGACCTTCAGCCTCCTCAGAACTTGTTTGGCGAGACGGAGACGGCCTTCGACTTCGTGGGACGCCTGGAGCTTTTGCCTTCGCCTGGTAGGTTCACTACCGGCAAGCGAGCGTGCCAGCCTCACTTGGGCGCTCCATGGCACGTTGCCTACCATGTCTCGGCTACTCATCCGTTTGCAAAACAGGTTCTCAATCATTCAACCAACCAACCCGATTGCCCCTGTAGGGATGGCCGGGGCCGCTCACCTCGGCCGAGACGGGCAGTCGATCCCAATTTTTCGAACCACAGCATAATTTCTGGAGGGATTTTATGAACGACTTTAGCTCCAAATTTTCGTTCGATGACTCGGCGAACGAGGAGGCCAAAATCTGCGTCGTCGGGGTTGGCGGTGGGGGGGGGAATGCCATCAATAACATGGTGGAGAAGGGCATTCGCGGAAATGTCGAGTTTATCGCCATCAATACCGACTCTCAGGCGCTGAATGAGAACCGGGCGCCGCAGAAGATTCAGGCGGGGCGCAATCTCACCAGTGGCCTGGGGGCTGGGGCACGGCCCAACGTGGGCGCAGAGGCGATTGAGGAGAGCAGCAATGAAATCAAGCAGGCCCTCGACGGGTACGACATGGCGTTTGTGACGGCCGGTATGGGGGGCGGGACCGGCACCGGCGGGGCGCCCGTTGTGGCCTCCATTGCCCGTGATCTCGACATTCTAACGGTGGCGATTGTTACCAAGCCGTTCGAGTGCGAGGGCAAGCGGCGGATGGACACAGCGCTCGAAGGCATCGAGCTGCTGCGTGAGAACGTCGACACGCTCATCGTTATTCCCAACGAGCGCCTGCTCGACATCGCCGACGACGACACGAGTCTTATTGAGGCCTTTGAGAAGGCCGACGAGGTGCTCTACAATGCGACACGCGGCATTAGCGACCTGATTACGGTCCACGGCCTCATCAACCTGGACTTTGCCGACGTGCAGACGACGATGAAGGACGGCGGCACGGCGTTGATGGGATCGGCCACGGCCACCGGGGACAACCGGTCGGAGAAGGCCGCCATTCAGGCCATCAGCAGCCCGCTGCTCGACGGCCTTTCGATTGCGGGCGCGACCAACGTGCTCGTCAACATCACCAGTGGTCCGTCGCTTGGCATTCGCGAGGCCACGCAGGCCACGAGCGTCATCCAGGAAGAGGCCGGCGATGACGTGGAGGTCATCTTCGGCACGGTGATTGAAGAGGACATGGAGGACAAGCTCCGCGTCACGGTGATTGCCACGGGCTTCGACCGCGAAGAGGAGGAGGGCGACGCTGCCGCGCCTGCTGGCGAAGGAGAGAACGACGAGGGCGGGTCACGGCGCACAGTTCCCCTAGACGAAAATGATCCAGCCCATCGG is part of the Salinibacter sp. 10B genome and encodes:
- the ftsZ gene encoding cell division protein FtsZ translates to MNDFSSKFSFDDSANEEAKICVVGVGGGGGNAINNMVEKGIRGNVEFIAINTDSQALNENRAPQKIQAGRNLTSGLGAGARPNVGAEAIEESSNEIKQALDGYDMAFVTAGMGGGTGTGGAPVVASIARDLDILTVAIVTKPFECEGKRRMDTALEGIELLRENVDTLIVIPNERLLDIADDDTSLIEAFEKADEVLYNATRGISDLITVHGLINLDFADVQTTMKDGGTALMGSATATGDNRSEKAAIQAISSPLLDGLSIAGATNVLVNITSGPSLGIREATQATSVIQEEAGDDVEVIFGTVIEEDMEDKLRVTVIATGFDREEEEGDAAAPAGEGENDEGGSRRTVPLDENDPAHRYKGEDNLRQLDTPAYERRSSPNHSNRNASQQNSEEPDENSSSPEAQGQPSGKRSKIRRLQSDRSDERQDRGERSRSDDSGSDGEDSDTPAFLRKMMD
- a CDS encoding FtsQ-type POTRA domain-containing protein, which translates into the protein MNLDRAKTYGWLALRLLGLFAVGGGVLALGLLGWQWQSSVTVKEIAVTGVHHTPPDTVRHLARVDSGTVMESIDGALVADRVSRYPWVKQAEVTKQRARRTLLVSVSERKPAALVIDARGTPAYYLDRMGYAMPLPDSADYDVPLVRGLGAEYHPVQPVAPSSVRRVLSALPQAEAEPLVSELSVQPDSSVQLLTVPIGQHGTLPVQLGSDALVSKLRRLRAFAEQVLAGEPKKNIGEIDLRFDGQIVTREHPLDG
- the ftsA gene encoding cell division protein FtsA; the encoded protein is MTEHEEIVVGVDIGTTKVCAVVAQEDDLGRVNILGVGMAPSDGLNRGVVVNIDRTVNAVREAITEAERAAGVEVQNVIVGIAGDHVQSFQTRGVVTIRSGEITQEDVQRLLEDTMHVALPADREILHVIPQEFIVDGQDGVADPVGMSGVRLEANVHIITGLVSAAKNIYRCIEKAGFTVADLVLEPLASSFSVLHEDEKEVGVALIDIGGGTTDIAVFEDHTIRHTAVIAVAGNKVTDDIRKGLGVMRDQAEQLKRQFGTALIDMADPGEQIEIPGIGGRSEKMIGRDTLAQVIQPRLEETLEIAAMEIKRSGYGRHLGVGCVLTGGGALIPGTDELAADVLGMEARIGRPMGLSGGLVEEVSNPKYATGVGLVLYGMRPEIIGGNTLSEDVEAHQNGKRAGDGTLMNRIASRMKSWFDEL